One Terriglobia bacterium genomic window, CGTTGCACGACCTTGACATAGTTTCCTGTGGCGTTTTCCGGAGGGAGCAGGCTGAACGTCTCACCGGTGGCGCCGGCGATGTTCAGCACGTGGCCTTTATAGTCGTGGTCATAGGCGTCCACGTGAATGGTGGCCGGATCGCCCGGCCGCATGTCCTTTAAGTCAGTTTCCTTGAAATTGGCCGTTATGTAGAGCCCTTCCACCGGAACAATGGCCATCAAGGCCTGACCGATTCCAATGTTCTGGCCCACCTCCACCGCCTTTTTGCCCACAATGCCGTCCGCCGGTGCGCGAATCACGCAGTAGTCCACACTCAGTTGGGCTTGGTCCAGCGCGGCTTTGGCGGTCTTGACGGCGGCCTGGGCGGCCTCAGCTTCCGCGCGGCTCACACGCACCCGCTGCGGCCCGGTCTCGGACGCCAGGAGGTCCGATTGAACCTGCGCCAACTGGGCTTGCGCGAGAGCGACATTCTGCTGGACCGCTGCGGCGGCTGACTGCGTAGCGTCAACCGCGGCAGAAGCGGCCTCCGCCGTCTGCAAAGCGTGCTCGTACTCCTGCTGAGATACCTCGTCTTTTTTCACCAGTTGCGCATACCGCGCCAGGTCCGATTTGGCCTTGGCGTAATCAGCCTGCGACTGCTTAACCTTTGCCTCCGCCGCCTGCGATTGTTTTTCCGCGGCGTTGACGGCGGCCTGGGCCGCCTCTACACGGGCCTGGGCGGATGAGATGCCGGTCGAGGAATTGATGGAACTGATCGGCACACTTGCCTGCGATGCCTGGGCGCGAGCCAGGGCCATGGCGTATCCGGCCTGGGCGTGCTCAAGGGCCACCTGGTAATCCGTGGGATCTATCCGCACCAGGACCGTCCCTTTTTTGACGAACTCGTTGTTTCGCACTTCCACCCCCCGCACGTGGCCGTTCACGCGCGAACTGATGGGATACAGGTCGCCATCGATCTGCGCGTCATCTGTGGACACGTGCGTGGAGTAGTACCTCCAGAGGAAAATTCCACCTGCAATCGCGAGCACGCCGATCACGATCAAGACCCACTTGGCCCAGGGATGAAGTTGAAAAAACGAACGGTGAGGCCCGGGCTCGGACCCGTTTGCCGTAAGACTGCTGTTGAGCTCCTCAACTTGCGTAGCTTCTGCCATTACCTGCTCCCTCCCGTCATTTGCTTGAAGGCCTCTTCCGCCAGACCCAGGGCGCGGGCCAGCGACGCCTTGGCAACGTTATAGCGGTAGAGGCTGGAGATGTAGTTCTCTTCAGCCGTGGCAACAGCTTCCTGCGCCTGCACAACTTCAAGGCTGTTCACCACTCCGGCCGTAAACCGGTCGCTTGCCTGTGCCAATTGTTCATGTGCGAGGTCCTGGGCGCTCTTGGCCACCTGCACCTGTTCCTGCGACGATTTCAAGTCCAGGAAGGCCGTTCGCACCTGATATTCAATCTTGCTCTGCAGGTCCGAGAGCTGAGACTGGCGCTGTTTAAGCAGCGCGTCCGCCTGCATGACATCTCCGCGAACTTTCCCTCCCTGAAACAGCGGTATCTTGACACTGGCTGCCACGGTGTAGGTGCCGTGGGAATTTCCCGGAGCGGGTCCGATGTCGCCATAGTCCGCATGAAAATTCAGGCTGGGCAGCGCTTCGCTATGCGCAGCTTTCTTCAGCGATTCGGCCGCGCGCACCTGCGCCTCCAGGCCTTTGTAATCGGCGCGGGCCGCAAGCGCTCGGGTGAGCGCCTGCTCCAGGCTGATCGGCGGCGGCGGGGAATACGGGACCG contains:
- a CDS encoding HlyD family secretion protein, with translation MAEATQVEELNSSLTANGSEPGPHRSFFQLHPWAKWVLIVIGVLAIAGGIFLWRYYSTHVSTDDAQIDGDLYPISSRVNGHVRGVEVRNNEFVKKGTVLVRIDPTDYQVALEHAQAGYAMALARAQASQASVPISSINSSTGISSAQARVEAAQAAVNAAEKQSQAAEAKVKQSQADYAKAKSDLARYAQLVKKDEVSQQEYEHALQTAEAASAAVDATQSAAAAVQQNVALAQAQLAQVQSDLLASETGPQRVRVSRAEAEAAQAAVKTAKAALDQAQLSVDYCVIRAPADGIVGKKAVEVGQNIGIGQALMAIVPVEGLYITANFKETDLKDMRPGDPATIHVDAYDHDYKGHVLNIAGATGETFSLLPPENATGNYVKVVQRIPVRIVFDAGQDRDHLLRVGMSVEPTVVTKN